A genome region from Carassius carassius chromosome 23, fCarCar2.1, whole genome shotgun sequence includes the following:
- the LOC132101452 gene encoding core-binding factor subunit beta isoform X3 — MPRVVPDQRSKFENEEFFRKLSRECEIKYTGFRDRPHEERQARFQNACRDGRSEIAFVATGTNLSLQFFPANLHGDQRQAPTREYVDFERETGKVYLKAPMILNGVCVIWKGWIDLQRLDGMGCLEYDDERAQQEDALAQAAFEEARRRTRDFEDRDRSHREDMEQMPMAQLSHLITQEDPVASKIWD; from the exons ATGCCTCGGGTGGTCCCGGATCAGAGGAGCAAGTTCGAGAACGAGGAGTTCTTCAGGAAACTCAGCCGCGAGTGCGAG ATTAAATACACGGGTTTCCGCGATCGGCCGCACGAGGAGAGGCAGGCGCGCTTCCAGAACGCGTGTCGTGACGGCCGCTCAGAGATA GCTTTTGTGGCGACCGGCACCAACCTCTCGCTGCAGTTCTTCCCAGCCAACCTTCATGGGGATCAGCGGCAGGCGCCCACCCGAGAATATGTGGACTTCGAGCGGGAGACGGGAAAG gttTATCTGAAGGCACCTATGATCCTGAATGGAGTTTGTGTGATCTGGAAAGGCTGGATTGATCTTCAGCGTCTGGATGGGATGGGTTGTCTTGAATATGATGATGAGAGGGCACAG CAAGAGGATGCTCTAGCCCAGGCAGCCTTTGAGGAAGCCCGCAGAAGGACCCGTGATTTTGAGGACAGGGATCGCTCGCACCGTGAGGACATGGag cagatgccgaTGGCACAGCTCAGTCATTTAATAACTCAGGAG GACCCTGTGGCATCAAAAATCTGGGACTGA
- the LOC132101452 gene encoding core-binding factor subunit beta isoform X7: MPRVVPDQRSKFENEEFFRKLSRECEIKYTGFRDRPHEERQARFQNACRDGRSEIAFVATGTNLSLQFFPANLHGDQRQAPTREYVDFERETGKVYLKAPMILNGVCVIWKGWIDLQRLDGMGCLEYDDERAQQEDALAQAAFEEARRRTRDFEDRDRSHREDMEDPVASKIWD; encoded by the exons ATGCCTCGGGTGGTCCCGGATCAGAGGAGCAAGTTCGAGAACGAGGAGTTCTTCAGGAAACTCAGCCGCGAGTGCGAG ATTAAATACACGGGTTTCCGCGATCGGCCGCACGAGGAGAGGCAGGCGCGCTTCCAGAACGCGTGTCGTGACGGCCGCTCAGAGATA GCTTTTGTGGCGACCGGCACCAACCTCTCGCTGCAGTTCTTCCCAGCCAACCTTCATGGGGATCAGCGGCAGGCGCCCACCCGAGAATATGTGGACTTCGAGCGGGAGACGGGAAAG gttTATCTGAAGGCACCTATGATCCTGAATGGAGTTTGTGTGATCTGGAAAGGCTGGATTGATCTTCAGCGTCTGGATGGGATGGGTTGTCTTGAATATGATGATGAGAGGGCACAG CAAGAGGATGCTCTAGCCCAGGCAGCCTTTGAGGAAGCCCGCAGAAGGACCCGTGATTTTGAGGACAGGGATCGCTCGCACCGTGAGGACATGGag GACCCTGTGGCATCAAAAATCTGGGACTGA
- the LOC132101452 gene encoding core-binding factor subunit beta isoform X5, whose amino-acid sequence MPRVVPDQRSKFENEEFFRKLSRECEIKYTGFRDRPHEERQARFQNACRDGRSEIAFVATGTNLSLQFFPANLHGDQRQAPTREYVDFERETGKVYLKAPMILNGVCVIWKGWIDLQRLDGMGCLEYDDERAQQEDALAQAAFEEARRRTRDFEDRDRSHREDMEMPMAQLSHLITQEDPVASKIWD is encoded by the exons ATGCCTCGGGTGGTCCCGGATCAGAGGAGCAAGTTCGAGAACGAGGAGTTCTTCAGGAAACTCAGCCGCGAGTGCGAG ATTAAATACACGGGTTTCCGCGATCGGCCGCACGAGGAGAGGCAGGCGCGCTTCCAGAACGCGTGTCGTGACGGCCGCTCAGAGATA GCTTTTGTGGCGACCGGCACCAACCTCTCGCTGCAGTTCTTCCCAGCCAACCTTCATGGGGATCAGCGGCAGGCGCCCACCCGAGAATATGTGGACTTCGAGCGGGAGACGGGAAAG gttTATCTGAAGGCACCTATGATCCTGAATGGAGTTTGTGTGATCTGGAAAGGCTGGATTGATCTTCAGCGTCTGGATGGGATGGGTTGTCTTGAATATGATGATGAGAGGGCACAG CAAGAGGATGCTCTAGCCCAGGCAGCCTTTGAGGAAGCCCGCAGAAGGACCCGTGATTTTGAGGACAGGGATCGCTCGCACCGTGAGGACATGGag atgccgaTGGCACAGCTCAGTCATTTAATAACTCAGGAG GACCCTGTGGCATCAAAAATCTGGGACTGA
- the LOC132101452 gene encoding core-binding factor subunit beta isoform X6 — MPRVVPDQRSKFENEEFFRKLSRECEIKYTGFRDRPHEERQARFQNACRDGRSEIAFVATGTNLSLQFFPANLHGDQRQAPTREYVDFERETGKVYLKAPMILNGVCVIWKGWIDLQRLDGMGCLEYDDERAQQEDALAQAAFEEARRRTRDFEDRDRSHREDMEATAGPQPWLQHGQH; from the exons ATGCCTCGGGTGGTCCCGGATCAGAGGAGCAAGTTCGAGAACGAGGAGTTCTTCAGGAAACTCAGCCGCGAGTGCGAG ATTAAATACACGGGTTTCCGCGATCGGCCGCACGAGGAGAGGCAGGCGCGCTTCCAGAACGCGTGTCGTGACGGCCGCTCAGAGATA GCTTTTGTGGCGACCGGCACCAACCTCTCGCTGCAGTTCTTCCCAGCCAACCTTCATGGGGATCAGCGGCAGGCGCCCACCCGAGAATATGTGGACTTCGAGCGGGAGACGGGAAAG gttTATCTGAAGGCACCTATGATCCTGAATGGAGTTTGTGTGATCTGGAAAGGCTGGATTGATCTTCAGCGTCTGGATGGGATGGGTTGTCTTGAATATGATGATGAGAGGGCACAG CAAGAGGATGCTCTAGCCCAGGCAGCCTTTGAGGAAGCCCGCAGAAGGACCCGTGATTTTGAGGACAGGGATCGCTCGCACCGTGAGGACATGGag